One genomic window of Ficedula albicollis isolate OC2 chromosome 18, FicAlb1.5, whole genome shotgun sequence includes the following:
- the SLC38A10 gene encoding putative sodium-coupled neutral amino acid transporter 10 — MAAAAAAAGSNWGLIMNVVNSIVGVSVLTVPFCFRQCGILLGAVLLLFCSWMTHQSCMFLVKSANLSKRRTYPGLAFHAYGKAGKMLVETSMIGLMLGTCIAFYVVIGDLGSNFFAQMLGFQVSGAFRVVLLVAVSLCIVLPLSLQRNMMASIQSFSAMALIFYSVFMFVVVVSSFNHGLFSGQWLQRVSYMRWEGIFRCIPIFGMSFACQSQVLPTYDSLDEPSVKIMSSIFASSLNVVTTFYIMVGFFGYVSYTEAIAGNVLMNFPSNVVTEMIRVGFVMSVAVGFPMMILPCRQALNTLLFEQQQKDGTFAAGGYMPPLRFKALTLAVVFGTMVGGIMIPNVETVLGLTGATMGSLICFICPALIYKKIHKNALCSQIILWIGLGMLVISTYTTLSASEDTPVRTEAVGLEHLDREENRIDQDSIKLPEQNPVVEEPEDDRDKPKVPEEKEEMEQPQIKVPVQVPKREEERGKVEEKVQLDRPDQGIAVPVGEAHRHEPPVPHDEVVVDMGREREESEENKVAPGGASDHLLEEPARLKPQKEALGPKQGKEVVAENQQRGVTVPNLEKVPEAAVQQGGRPPYKELQPGEAKLEAKAQAAVLDGDTAEAAERDKPQLQLPRKAEEAAKPVEKEAEPGEKQELPLPERAELLENQNTEDRQEKAGEAGPAKLLDHNVLLQVIKEQQVQHKQLLDQQAKLLAVIEEQHKEIHQQRQEEGAEEKPKPAEAQPEPAVPLSRSREDEGLGAKGDMAGKEQPEQRPAQQPPDSKEQHRDSVGKLEEAEHRRDIPVAPPKDWKVPLQENDRAVKNPVENRDPLHGDAQRVPAARNHLEKKPLAEDLGGEREAKAGRDVHQKKNFLRAVEAATAPIQREQPGAAKVQGVAGKSLERDSGTDLKAKTLSQVEPKDLAVLPDSSSNRNVAGREQHPREREWQRGAQPEGAGGRQRDPPGHGRRKEEDPREEPQGRAGAGGGPSNGADRKPSAQDAPAPKSENGAAAPRDPQQDLKPNRDLKLQGGLDLRRRRRDLLPPDQEEDGEEDGEEEEAAAAGAGGVLIGLNPLPDVKVNDLRSALETRLSRVAEGAQHLGHSRHIQQVTQDGSP, encoded by the exons CATTTCATGCctatggaaaagcaggaaaaatgttgGTGGAAACAAG CATGATTGGGCTGATGCTGGGCACTTGCATCGCTTTCTACGTCGTCATCGGCGATTTGGGCTCCAACTTCTTTGCGCAGATGCTCGGATTCCAG GTGTCGGGCGCCTTCCGGGTGGTGCTGCTCGTCGCCGTGTCCCTGTGCATCGTCCTTCCCCTGAGCCTCCAGAGGAACATGATGGCCTCCATTCAGTCCTTCAGTGCCATGGCTCTCATCTTCTACAGCGTCTTCATGTTCGTG GTTGTGGTGTCCTCCTTCAATCACGGGCTCTTCAGCGGGCAGTGGCTGCAGCGAGTGAGTTACATGCGCTGGGAGGGCATTTTCCGCTGCATCCCCATCTTTGGAATGTCTTTTGCCTGCCAGTC TCAGGTCTTGCCTACTTACGACAGCTTGGATGAGCCGTCTGTCAAAATCATGAGCTCCATATTTGCTTCTTCGCTAAACGTGGTCACCACCTTTTACATCATG GTGGGCTTCTTTGGCTACGTGAGTTACACCGAGGCCATTGCTGGCAACGTCCTGATGAACTTCCCTTCCAACGTGGTGACGGAGATGATCCGCGTGGGATTCGTGATGTCGGTGGCAGTGGGGTTCCCCATGATgatcctgccctgcagacagGCACTCAACACCCTGCTCTTTGAGCAGCAG CAGAAGGACGGCACCTTCGCTGCCGGGGGCTACATGCCCCCGCTCCGCTTCAAAGCCCTGACGTTGGCCGTTGTCTTTGGAACCATGGTCGGAGGCATCATGATCCCCAATG tGGAAACAGTCCTGGGCTTGACAGGTGCGACCATGGGAAGCCTCATTTGTTTCATCTGCCCAGCTCTTATTTACAAGAAGATCCACAAGAATGCGCTTTGTTCACAG ATTATCCTGTGGATtgggctgggaatgctggtgaTCAGCACCTACACCACCCTGTCTGCCTCCGAGGACACCCCTGTGAGGACAGAAGCAgtgggcttggagcacctggaCAGAGAGGAGAACAGAATTGACCAGGATTCAATCAAACTTCCAG agcagaaCCCGGTGGTGGAGGAGCCTGAGGATGACCGTGATAAACCCAAAGTGCCcgaggaaaaggaagagatggagcagccacaAATCAAGGTGCCTGTGCAGGTACCcaagagggaagaggagagaggaaaggtgGAAGAGAAAGTGCAGCTGGACCGTCCTGATCAAG GGATTGCCGTGCCCGTGGGGGAGGCTCATCGCCACGAGCCCCCCGTCCCACACGATGAGGTGGTCGTGGACATGGGGCGGGAGCGGGAGGAATCCGAGGAGAACAAAGTGGCTCCTGGAGGAGCCAGCGACCATCTGCTGGAGGAACCAGCCAGGCTGAAGCCCCAGAAGGAGGCACTGGGCCcaaaacaagggaaggaagTGGTTGCTGAGAACCAGCAGCGGGGAGTGACTGTCCCAAATCTGGAGAAGGTCCCAGAGGCAGCGgtgcagcagggtgggaggcCACCCTACAAGGAGCTGCAACCAGGGGAAGCCAAGCTGGAAGCCAAGGCACAGGCAGCCGTGCTGGatggtgacactgctgaggctgctgaaCGGGAcaagccacagctccagctccccaggaaagcagaggaggctGCAAAGCCCGtggagaaggaagcagagccTG gtgaaaagcaggagctgcccctcccAGAGAGAGCAGAACTGCTGGAGAACCAGAACACTGAGGACAGACAGGAGAAGGCAGGGG AAGCAGGACCAGCAAAACTACTGGACCAcaatgtgctgctgcaggtgatcaaggagcagcaggtgcagcaCAAGCAGCTCCTGGACCAGCAGGCAAAGCTGCTGGCAGTGATCGAGGAGCAGCACAAGGAGATCCACCAGCAGCggcaggaggagggggcagAGGAGAAGCCAAAGCCAG cagaagcacagccagagcctgccgtgcccctctccaggagcagggaggacGAGGGCCTGGGAGCCAAGGGGGACatggctgggaaggagcagccgGAGCAgcgcccagcccagcagccccccgattccaaagagcagcacagggacagcgTGGGGAAGCTGGAAGAGGCTGAGCACAGGCGTGACATTCCTGTGGCTCCTCCCAAGGACTGGAAGGTGCCACTGCAGGAGAATGACAGAGCTGTTAAGAATCCCGTGGAGAACCGGGATCCCCTCCACGGGGATGCCCAGCGTGTTCCAGCAGCCAGAAACCACCTGGAGAAAAAGCCCTTGGCAGAGGATTTGGGAGGAGAACGTGAAGCCAAAGCTGGAAGAGATGTCCACCAGAAGAAGAATTTCCTGAGAGCCGTGGAAGCAGCTACAGCTCCCATCCAAAGAGAACAGCCGGGGGCTGCCAAAGTTCAGGGAGTAGCAGGAAAGAGTTTGGAAAGAGACTCAGGAACAGACCTTAAAGCCAAAACTCTGAGTCAGGTGGAGCCCAaggacctggcagtgctgccgGACTCTTCCAGTAACAGGAatgtggcagggagggagcagcaccccCGGGAGCGGGAGTGGCAGAGAGGGGCACAGCCCGAGGGGGCGGGCGGGCGGCAGCGGGACCCGCCTGGCCACGGGcgcaggaaggaggaggatcCCCGGGAGGAGCCGCAGGGCCGTGCGGGGGCGGGTGGGGGTCCCTCCAACGGCGCCGACAGGAAACCCAGCGCTCAGGATGCTCCAGCACCGAAATCCGAGAACGGAGCGGCCGCTCCCAGGGATCCGCAGCAGGACCTCAAACCCAACCGGGACCTGAAGCTGCAGGGGGGGCTGGACCTGCGGCGCAGGAGACGGGACCTGCTGCCTCCCGAccaggaggaggatggggaggaggatggggaggaggaggaggcggctgcagcaggagccggGGGGGTCCTGATCGGCCTGAACCCCCTTCCCGACGTGAAGGTGAACGACCTGCGCAGCGCGCTGGAGACGCGGCTCAGCCGGGTGGCCGAGGGCGCGCAGCACCTGGGGCACAGCCGCCACATCCAGCAGGTGACGCAGGACGGGAGCCCCTGA